The nucleotide sequence AGCTTGTCGGAAATGGGGGGAGTTTTATCCTCGACAAACCAGCCGAAGTCACCGGCAACAAACCGCAAATAGGTAGCATAAAAAGAGTCCATCTGGAAGCCAAGAACTTGCTGATTCGCATAGAGTGTCTGCAAAGCTGCCCCCATCCCCATGCCGTGGTAGGTGGTTAGCATCTTCTGGATGTTCTCGGAGAAATCACTGTTTAATGCCGATGGACTAGGCGATTGCTGCTCTTTTAGCGTAAGCCGATAGCCGACTCCTCGGACCGTATCAATCGTGAGCAGATGTGACCACTTTTGCAGTTTTTTCCGCAAACGGTAAATGTGATCGTCGACAGTACGGTCAGTAGGCTCTTCCAGCGGCCAGACGCGATCCAGCAGGTCACTTCTTGAAAAGGCCCGGTTTTTCCACGTGTACAGAAATTGAAACAAGGCGAATTCCTTTGGCAAAAGGACAATCGTTTCCCCAGCATAATGGATTTGATACGTATCATCGGACCATGTTATCAATCCCATTTGAAAGACTCCTCGTTTATATTGAACTTCTTCATTTTATTGTAAAGGGTGCCGCGAGATACGCCGAGCAGCTCGGCTGCTGCTTTTTTGTTGCCGTAGGTGCGCTCCAACGCTGCCAGAATGCGCTCTTTTTCGTTTGCAGGTGGAGTAGGGGACGCAATCGAAGGACGTATAATTGTCGCCGGTGTCGGAGTCGGCGGCGCATACGTTCCCCCAGTCGGTGTCAGTACAGAGACGTATGTGGGTTCGGTGTGACTGCGTATGACGGACGGCAGATGCTCAGGCAAAATAACGCCGTTTTCTTGCAGGATCGACAGACGTTCGATAACGTTACGAAGCTGTCGGATGTTCCCCGGCCAAGTGTACTCGAACAACGCTTGCATGACCTCGGGAGAGATGCGTGGTACGGAGTGGTCATGGGCGACCGAATACTCATGAATGAAAATTTGCACGAGCTCTGGCAAATCTTCTCGTCGTTCGCGCAGCGGCGGTATTTCCAGAGAAAAGACGTTCAGCCGATAATACAAGTCCTCGCGAAAACGCCCGTCTGCAACCATTTGCTCTAGCTGTCTGTTGGTCGCCGCTACAATCCGTGTGTTGACGGTGATTGGCTCTGTTCCGCCTACGCGGTAAAACTGTCGTTCCTGTAAGGCGCGAAGCAGCTTGACCTGCAACTCTAGCGGCAGCTCCCCAATTTCATCGAGGAAAAGTGTCCCGCCATGCGCCAGCTCCAGCTTGCCAGGCTTGCCTTTTTTCTCAGCTCCGGTAAAAGCACCGCCTTGATAGCCAAATAGCTCACTTTCGAACAGAGCAGCAGGAATGGCACCGCAGTTGATCGCAATAAAGGGTTTTTCATGTCGGCGACTTGCCTGATGAATCGCTTTGGCAAACAGCTCTTTCCCAACGCCGCTTTCTCCGTAAATCAGCACAGTCGCATCCGTCTGCGCCACTTTTTTTGCGGAACCAATAGCGGATTGAATCGAGGCGGAATGCCCTTTGATCGCATAAAAAGGATCGTCTGCTGCCTGAAACCGACTCATCTCTTGCTGCAAATTGTGGAGATGAGCCGTCGTATGTGCTAATTCTTCATTGAGACGAACCAATTCGGTAATATCCTGTTCAATAGAAATCGCGCCGATAATCTCACCTTCGCGGCGAATCGGTGCCGCATTAATGAGTACATGACTATCAGGACGAGGAATATGATAGACACGTTGTACAGATGTCCCTTGACGTAGCGCATCGAGCAGGCGGATTGATTCACTCGCGAAGTGCTCATC is from Brevibacillus brevis and encodes:
- a CDS encoding sigma-54 interaction domain-containing protein, yielding MKPLFSLDSTLSSFAIPLPPDIVKIRTGETVGEWVDKERKGKVVIVSPTTTLEQSISHILAGTGISDLPAFVIVDEQGTPTGMVEPYQLMTAFVVLTQNQSALLSTLMDTMSEAVTIVDSRNVVQHWNRAAETIYEIDREQVVGTSLDEHFASESIRLLDALRQGTSVQRVYHIPRPDSHVLINAAPIRREGEIIGAISIEQDITELVRLNEELAHTTAHLHNLQQEMSRFQAADDPFYAIKGHSASIQSAIGSAKKVAQTDATVLIYGESGVGKELFAKAIHQASRRHEKPFIAINCGAIPAALFESELFGYQGGAFTGAEKKGKPGKLELAHGGTLFLDEIGELPLELQVKLLRALQERQFYRVGGTEPITVNTRIVAATNRQLEQMVADGRFREDLYYRLNVFSLEIPPLRERREDLPELVQIFIHEYSVAHDHSVPRISPEVMQALFEYTWPGNIRQLRNVIERLSILQENGVILPEHLPSVIRSHTEPTYVSVLTPTGGTYAPPTPTPATIIRPSIASPTPPANEKERILAALERTYGNKKAAAELLGVSRGTLYNKMKKFNINEESFKWD